One Alnus glutinosa chromosome 3, dhAlnGlut1.1, whole genome shotgun sequence genomic region harbors:
- the LOC133863225 gene encoding uncharacterized protein LOC133863225 gives MKEIMGITDVLCQALQQKSHDILNVIHLVPVAKKLIQKLRDDNWDKLLDDVVSFSKKFEIDIIDLSACYIEGRCRNQRNHITVAHHYHFDIFNATIDFQLQELNCRFGERAVKLLTLSSALDPKDSYKSFKIDDICSLAKNYVKNWQR, from the exons atgaaGGAAATTATGGGTATTACTGATGTTCTTTGTCAAGCTTTACAGCAAAAATCTCATGACATTTTGAATGTTATTCATTTAGTTCCTGTTGCAAAAAAACTTATCCAAAAGCTAAGAGATGATAATTGGGATAAATTGCTTGACGATGTTGTCTCTTTctccaagaaatttgaaattgacatcATAGACTTAAGTGCCTGTTATATTGAAGGTCGATGTCGTAATCAACGAAATCACATTACAGTGGCgcatcattatcattttgacatattcaatgcTACTATAGACTTTCAATTGCAAGAGCTCAATTGTAGGTTTGGTGAAAGGGCGGTCAAACTTTTGACACTTAGCTCAGCTTTGGATCCAAAGGACAGTTATAAATCCTTtaaaattgatgatatatgtagTCTTGCAAAG AATTATGTCAAGAATTGGCAGAGATAG